The Candidatus Cloacimonadota bacterium genome contains the following window.
ATGCTTGCAGATAATAGAAATTGTGGGTTGTAAGATGTCGCCCTGTACCGATATACTAGAATCTTTACACAATCCCGATTCCCGTATTGCATTCTTTAAGGGTGACGCTGGATAGTGCATCAACAATTCGCTCATAAGCGAAATCTTCTGATCCAAAAATGGTTCCGTAACCTTTCCATAACTAAAATTGAGCGCAAGATAATATTCATCGGTAAGATCAGTATCGTCTGCTAAAGGATATTGCAATTTCAATTTCTTAGCGGCTCTAAAGGGCTTTTGTTCCGGCATTTCTACTTTAAAGCCAGGATCCTCAAAATTACTTAAGTATTCCGCATCAATTATCTGCAAAGTAGCATCAATATCCATATCGCCATACAACCAAATCTTACTATTGGAGGGATGATAATACTTTGCATGAAATGCAATGAATTTTTCCTGATTTAATTTGGGGATGGCGTCTGGATCTCCACCACTCTCAAATCCGTAAGGTGTGTCTGGAAACTGGGCATGCATACATTGCCTACTCACAATTGAATCCACCGAAGAAAACGCTCCCTTCATTTCGTTGTAAACTACACCCCGGTAGTTTATTTCTCCATCTTCCGAGAACAGCTCATAGTGCCAACCTTCCTGAGCCAGAATCTTTGGATCGTCGTAAATTCTGGGATACAACACCGCGTCCAGATACACTCGCATCAAATTCACAAAATCCTTATCATTTGTGGAAGCAACCGGATAGCTCGTCCAATCTGAAGATGTCATGGCATTAATAAAGGTATTTAAGCTTCCCTTAATCAGCTCCATAAAAGTGCCTTTGGCTGGATAATTTTTGCTGCCATTTAATACTGAATGTTCTAGAATATGTGGACACCCGGTATCATCTTCTGGAATAGTTTTAAAGGTAATATTAAAGGCTTTGTTATTGTCCAAACAAGATAAATGAATTAGATCTGCTCCACTCTTTTGATGGCGGTAACGATTATAAGTACAGTTCAGTTCTTTAATTTTTTGGCTCTGTAAAAGTTCAAAGCCGTGCAATAACTTAGGTTTTTTCATGTTTATTCCTTGTAATTTTCTCTCATATAA
Protein-coding sequences here:
- a CDS encoding insulinase family protein; its protein translation is MKKPKLLHGFELLQSQKIKELNCTYNRYRHQKSGADLIHLSCLDNNKAFNITFKTIPEDDTGCPHILEHSVLNGSKNYPAKGTFMELIKGSLNTFINAMTSSDWTSYPVASTNDKDFVNLMRVYLDAVLYPRIYDDPKILAQEGWHYELFSEDGEINYRGVVYNEMKGAFSSVDSIVSRQCMHAQFPDTPYGFESGGDPDAIPKLNQEKFIAFHAKYYHPSNSKIWLYGDMDIDATLQIIDAEYLSNFEDPGFKVEMPEQKPFRAAKKLKLQYPLADDTDLTDEYYLALNFSYGKVTEPFLDQKISLMSELLMHYPASPLKNAIRESGLCKDSSISVQGDILQPTISIICKH